A single Tenacibaculum sp. 190524A02b DNA region contains:
- a CDS encoding heavy-metal-associated domain-containing protein → MSIKKITLIFTLISFLAISCKSQKEDAKEISLSISGMTCEIGCAKKIASDLSKKEGVIDAKVIFNDSIANIKYDANKTNKADLIAFVEGIAGNMYKASEISSKKEGNLKKCKANCEMACCNKTENKETKGCKGDCEKECCKAKTEEKTKTACASDCKKTCCDKTA, encoded by the coding sequence ATGAGTATTAAAAAAATAACATTAATTTTTACTTTAATTAGCTTTTTAGCAATTAGTTGTAAAAGCCAAAAGGAAGATGCTAAAGAAATTTCATTAAGTATTTCAGGAATGACTTGTGAAATAGGATGTGCTAAAAAAATTGCCTCTGATTTATCTAAAAAAGAAGGAGTAATTGATGCTAAAGTTATTTTTAATGATAGTATAGCTAATATAAAATATGATGCTAACAAAACTAACAAAGCAGATTTAATTGCATTTGTAGAAGGGATTGCTGGAAACATGTATAAAGCTTCTGAGATAAGCTCAAAAAAAGAAGGAAACTTAAAGAAATGTAAAGCTAATTGCGAAATGGCTTGTTGTAATAAAACTGAAAACAAAGAAACCAAAGGATGCAAAGGTGATTGTGAAAAAGAATGCTGTAAAGCAAAAACAGAAGAAAAAACTAAAACTGCTTGTGCTTCTGATTGTAAAAAAACATGTTGTGATAAAACAGCCTAG
- a CDS encoding DMT family transporter, translated as MNNHQQKWMYLIVLSLIWGSSFILMKKALVGLTPIQLGAFRVIITAIFLFFIGFKKLKQIKRDQWKWVLISALLGTFFPSFLYAYAISGIDSSIASILNSITPFNALWVGAIFFGIVFKRSQIVGILIGLLGTVILILKGADLNPHQNYWYALLPIASSLGYAFNVNIIKKYLQDLEALAITTGNFVLIVIPALLVLIFSGFFTSFELTEKTELSLVYIFILAIVGTGLAKIMFNKLIQISSPIFSTSVTYLIPIVAVIWGVVDGEKLSLIQLFAALVILFGVYLVNKQNS; from the coding sequence ATGAATAATCATCAGCAAAAATGGATGTACTTAATTGTTTTATCTCTTATTTGGGGTAGCTCTTTTATTTTAATGAAGAAGGCATTAGTTGGATTAACCCCAATACAATTAGGAGCGTTTAGAGTAATTATAACAGCTATTTTTCTTTTTTTTATTGGGTTTAAAAAGTTAAAGCAAATAAAAAGGGATCAATGGAAATGGGTTTTGATAAGTGCGTTATTAGGAACTTTTTTTCCTTCATTTTTATATGCTTATGCTATTTCAGGTATTGATAGTTCAATAGCGTCAATTCTTAATTCAATAACCCCTTTTAATGCTTTATGGGTAGGAGCAATATTTTTTGGTATAGTTTTTAAGAGAAGTCAAATAGTTGGAATTTTAATAGGGCTTTTAGGTACTGTTATTTTAATATTGAAAGGAGCTGATTTAAACCCACATCAAAATTATTGGTATGCATTGTTGCCAATAGCATCTTCTTTAGGTTATGCATTTAATGTAAATATTATAAAAAAATATTTACAGGATCTAGAAGCTTTAGCAATTACTACAGGTAATTTTGTCTTGATTGTAATACCAGCATTGTTAGTGCTTATTTTTTCTGGATTTTTTACCTCTTTCGAGCTAACTGAAAAAACAGAACTGTCTTTGGTTTATATCTTTATTTTAGCCATTGTAGGAACAGGGTTAGCTAAAATTATGTTTAATAAATTAATTCAAATTTCATCACCTATATTTTCTACATCTGTAACTTATTTAATACCTATTGTAGCTGTTATTTGGGGAGTTGTTGACGGGGAAAAATTAAGTTTAATTCAGTTGTTTGCTGCGTTAGTTATTTTATTTGGCGTGTATTTAGTGAACAAACAAAACTCTTAA
- a CDS encoding pitrilysin family protein, with protein sequence MKKIILSALAVVTMSFAVNAQQLDRSIQPKPGPAPKIKLGKPEKFSLPNGLKVIMVENHKLPRVSASLTIDNTPITEGNKTGVSNLMGSLMGNGTSKISKDDFNERIDYLGATVSYRSNGASARSLTKYFPEVLKLMADGVKDPKFTKEEFDKSVERTLEGIKANEKNVKAIAGRVEDALVYGKNHPYGEFETKESIKNITLEDVKKHYNTYFRPNNAYLVIVGDITPSKTKNLVKTLFNNWSKGIIPSKALTTPTNVDTTEINFIDMPNAVQSEIAVVNSLDLTLGDDDYYAALLANNILGGGGTARLFMNLREDKGYTYGSYSSISQNKLKGVGKFRAGAAVRNIVTDSAVVEIQKEINKIRYQKVTAEELKNSKAEYIGSFVRNVQKPSTAARFALNIARYNLPENFYEKYLENINSVTLEDVQNAALKYFKGNKARIIITGKGIDVLKNLEKTVDYNIKYFDKYGNPSSKPAMSLPIPSGVNSNTVIDNYYKVIGGKSKVLSVKSLAIKSNATIQGMAVSLSQKSSFPNKQSTVVSVMGNVMQKTIFDGSKGYQEARGQKTPLEGKELSEMKSATSPFSDEQYRKGTLDRIEPINGKNAYVIKSGENEVFYDVKTGLKVKEVKTMKGPQGDMKVPITYSEYKDVNGIKFPHKMSQKMGPMEMEFTVKEIKINEGVSDADFQ encoded by the coding sequence ATGAAAAAAATAATATTATCAGCATTAGCAGTTGTTACAATGTCTTTTGCTGTAAATGCTCAACAACTAGATAGAAGTATACAACCTAAACCAGGGCCAGCTCCAAAAATAAAATTAGGAAAGCCTGAAAAATTCAGCTTACCAAATGGGCTAAAGGTTATAATGGTTGAAAACCATAAACTTCCTCGCGTTTCTGCTTCTTTAACTATTGACAATACACCAATTACTGAAGGGAATAAAACTGGAGTTTCTAACTTAATGGGAAGCTTAATGGGTAATGGAACCTCTAAAATTTCTAAAGATGACTTTAACGAACGTATCGATTATTTAGGCGCTACTGTTTCTTACAGAAGTAATGGTGCTTCTGCTAGATCTTTAACCAAGTATTTCCCTGAAGTTCTTAAGTTAATGGCTGATGGAGTTAAAGATCCAAAATTCACTAAAGAAGAATTTGATAAATCTGTTGAAAGGACTTTAGAAGGAATTAAAGCCAATGAAAAAAACGTAAAAGCTATAGCTGGAAGAGTAGAAGATGCTCTTGTTTATGGTAAAAACCATCCCTATGGAGAATTTGAAACCAAAGAAAGCATTAAAAATATTACTTTAGAAGATGTAAAAAAACATTACAACACGTATTTCAGACCTAATAATGCGTATTTAGTTATTGTAGGTGATATTACACCTAGCAAAACCAAAAATTTAGTTAAAACCCTTTTTAATAATTGGTCTAAGGGTATTATCCCGTCTAAGGCATTAACTACTCCTACAAATGTTGATACTACAGAAATAAATTTTATAGACATGCCTAATGCAGTTCAATCTGAAATAGCTGTAGTTAACTCTTTAGACTTAACGCTTGGTGATGATGATTATTACGCAGCTTTATTAGCTAACAATATTTTAGGAGGTGGAGGTACTGCTCGTTTATTTATGAATCTTCGAGAAGATAAAGGATATACTTATGGCTCATACTCAAGTATTTCTCAAAACAAATTAAAAGGTGTTGGTAAATTTAGAGCAGGTGCAGCAGTAAGAAATATAGTTACTGATAGTGCTGTAGTAGAGATCCAAAAAGAGATTAATAAAATTAGATATCAAAAAGTAACTGCTGAAGAACTTAAAAATTCTAAAGCTGAATATATTGGTAGCTTTGTAAGAAATGTTCAAAAGCCTTCAACAGCTGCTCGTTTTGCATTAAATATAGCTAGATATAACCTTCCTGAAAATTTTTATGAAAAGTATTTAGAAAACATAAATTCGGTAACTTTAGAAGATGTTCAAAATGCGGCTCTTAAATATTTCAAAGGAAATAAAGCTAGAATTATAATTACAGGGAAAGGAATTGATGTTTTAAAAAACTTAGAAAAAACAGTTGATTATAATATCAAATATTTTGATAAATATGGAAACCCGTCTTCTAAACCAGCTATGAGTTTACCTATTCCTTCAGGAGTTAATTCTAACACAGTAATTGATAATTATTATAAAGTTATTGGTGGGAAATCTAAAGTTTTATCTGTTAAATCTCTTGCTATAAAGTCTAATGCAACTATACAAGGTATGGCAGTTAGTTTAAGCCAAAAATCTTCTTTTCCTAACAAACAATCAACTGTTGTTTCTGTTATGGGTAATGTAATGCAAAAAACTATTTTTGATGGCTCTAAAGGGTATCAAGAAGCTCGAGGGCAAAAAACACCTCTTGAAGGCAAAGAGCTTTCAGAAATGAAAAGTGCAACTTCTCCTTTTTCTGATGAACAATACAGAAAAGGCACCTTAGATAGAATTGAGCCTATAAATGGTAAAAATGCATATGTTATAAAATCTGGAGAGAATGAAGTATTTTATGATGTAAAAACTGGTTTAAAAGTTAAAGAAGTTAAAACAATGAAAGGACCTCAAGGTGATATGAAAGTTCCAATTACTTACTCTGAATATAAAGATGTAAATGGAATTAAATTTCCTCATAAAATGTCTCAAAAAATGGGACCAATGGAAATGGAATTTACCGTCAAAGAAATTAAAATAAACGAAGGTGTTTCAGATGCAGACTTTCAATAA
- a CDS encoding pitrilysin family protein, with protein MKKSLITLSTTLLLAITANAQKVEFEEYNLKNGMHVILHQDNTAPVVTTSVMYHVGAKDEQPNRTGMAHFFEHLLFEGTKNIKKGEWFKIVSSNGGTNNANTTDDRTYYYEVFPSNNLELGLWMESERLLHPIIKQEGVDTQNEVVKEEKRLRVDNQPYSRFLENVKKNMFKKHPYKGTTIGKMEHLDAATLDEFLAFNKKFYVPNNATLVVAGDINISQTKKLIEAYFGSIPKGKDIRRNFPKEDPITKEFYAKAYDPNIQIPAIVQAYRTPSMKTRDARVLDMISTYLSSGKSSVLYKKLVDTKKMSLQAGAFNLSQEDYGTYIIYALPLGKNTLNSLTKEIDEEIIKLQNNLISEKDFQKLQNKFENDFVNSNSSVEGIANSLARYNVLYGDTNLINSEIEIYRSITREEIKKIANKYLNKNQRLVMEYLPESKK; from the coding sequence ATGAAGAAAAGCTTGATAACTCTTTCTACAACTTTACTACTTGCCATTACAGCAAATGCACAAAAAGTTGAGTTCGAAGAGTACAATTTAAAGAATGGAATGCATGTTATTTTACATCAAGACAATACTGCTCCTGTAGTTACAACGTCAGTAATGTATCATGTAGGCGCTAAAGATGAACAGCCCAACCGTACAGGAATGGCTCATTTTTTTGAGCATTTATTATTTGAAGGAACAAAAAATATTAAAAAAGGAGAATGGTTTAAAATAGTTTCTTCTAATGGAGGAACTAACAATGCAAACACTACAGATGACAGAACATATTATTATGAGGTATTCCCCTCAAACAATCTAGAGTTAGGACTTTGGATGGAGTCAGAAAGGTTATTGCATCCTATTATTAAACAGGAAGGTGTAGATACACAAAATGAAGTTGTAAAAGAAGAAAAGCGACTTCGAGTTGATAACCAACCCTATTCTCGTTTTTTAGAAAATGTTAAGAAAAACATGTTTAAAAAACACCCATACAAAGGGACAACTATTGGTAAAATGGAACACCTTGATGCGGCAACTTTAGATGAGTTTTTAGCTTTCAATAAAAAATTCTATGTTCCAAATAACGCTACACTTGTTGTTGCTGGAGATATCAATATCTCTCAAACAAAAAAATTGATTGAGGCTTATTTTGGATCAATTCCTAAAGGAAAAGATATTCGTAGAAATTTTCCTAAAGAAGATCCAATTACTAAGGAGTTTTATGCCAAAGCCTATGATCCTAACATTCAAATACCAGCTATTGTACAAGCCTATAGAACTCCTTCTATGAAAACGAGAGATGCAAGAGTTTTGGATATGATTTCAACATATTTAAGCAGTGGAAAAAGCTCGGTCTTATACAAAAAGTTAGTAGATACTAAAAAAATGTCTTTACAAGCAGGTGCTTTTAATTTAAGCCAAGAAGATTATGGTACTTACATAATTTATGCACTTCCTTTAGGGAAAAACACATTAAATAGTTTAACAAAAGAAATTGACGAAGAGATTATTAAGCTTCAAAATAATTTAATTAGCGAGAAAGACTTCCAAAAATTACAGAACAAATTTGAAAATGATTTTGTGAACTCAAATTCAAGTGTGGAAGGTATTGCCAACTCTTTAGCTAGATATAATGTCTTATATGGAGATACCAACCTAATAAATAGCGAGATCGAAATTTACAGATCTATAACTAGGGAAGAAATAAAAAAAATAGCTAATAAATATTTAAATAAAAACCAAAGACTGGTAATGGAATATTTACCAGAATCAAAAAAATAA
- the rplU gene encoding 50S ribosomal protein L21, which yields MYAIVEIAGQQFKVAKDQKVYVHRLQEAEGSKVTFDKVMLIEDKGNVTIGAPAIEGAGVTATVLGHLKGDKVIVFKKKRRKGYKKKNGHRQYLTEIQIEGISASGTKAAPKKEAKKAAPKASKKGDDLKKIEGIGPKIAETLTAAGISTFAELAKTEPAKISEIIAGVRGNHVTDTWPTQAGLAADGKWDELKVLQDKLDGGVEK from the coding sequence ATGTACGCAATCGTAGAGATAGCAGGGCAGCAATTTAAAGTAGCAAAAGACCAAAAAGTATACGTTCATCGTTTACAAGAGGCAGAAGGATCAAAAGTAACTTTTGATAAAGTAATGCTAATTGAAGATAAAGGAAACGTTACTATTGGCGCCCCAGCTATAGAAGGTGCAGGTGTAACTGCAACAGTTTTAGGTCACTTAAAAGGTGATAAGGTAATCGTCTTCAAAAAGAAAAGAAGAAAAGGTTACAAAAAGAAAAATGGACACAGACAATATTTAACTGAAATTCAAATTGAAGGTATTTCTGCGTCTGGAACCAAAGCAGCTCCAAAAAAAGAAGCTAAAAAGGCAGCGCCAAAGGCTTCAAAAAAAGGAGATGATTTAAAGAAAATCGAAGGAATTGGTCCTAAGATCGCTGAAACATTAACTGCTGCTGGGATTTCAACTTTTGCTGAGTTAGCAAAAACTGAGCCAGCTAAAATTTCTGAAATTATTGCAGGAGTTCGTGGTAATCATGTTACAGATACTTGGCCTACTCAAGCTGGTTTAGCTGCAGATGGTAAGTGGGACGAATTAAAAGTATTACAAGATAAGTTAGACGGGGGCGTTGAAAAATAA
- the rpmA gene encoding 50S ribosomal protein L27, with product MAHKKGVGSSKNGRESESKRLGVKIFGGQAAIAGNIIVRQRGTQHNPGENVYMGKDHTLHAKVDGVVKFQKKRDNKSYVSIVPFEA from the coding sequence ATGGCTCATAAGAAAGGTGTCGGAAGTTCGAAGAACGGTCGTGAATCGGAATCGAAACGTTTAGGAGTAAAAATATTTGGAGGACAAGCTGCTATTGCAGGTAATATTATTGTTCGTCAAAGAGGAACTCAACACAATCCAGGTGAAAATGTATATATGGGAAAAGACCATACTTTACATGCAAAAGTAGATGGAGTTGTGAAATTTCAAAAGAAAAGAGATAATAAATCTTATGTTTCTATAGTTCCATTTGAAGCTTAG
- a CDS encoding protein-disulfide reductase DsbD family protein codes for MKKLFTLILFFIGFVTFSQTDDNPLLVTPTVEKVSDTEYDLIFNVVIAEDWHLYSQYNPEDASLPMTITPAEGQSGYTLSGKAKESETETEFSEIWGKDEIFFVEEATLIQRINLTDPSLTQITLNLDAQVCKEYCLPFDEDFTFSLTGQKVEQTVAEVDEKSEMLSQSLKLDLKNTALLKSSTEQATEKQGDSLLNIFLLGFVGGLLAFLTPCVFPMVPLTVSFFTKRSEQKGKGLGSAIMYGFFIVLIYGLLSLPFHFLDTLDPEILNNISTNVWLNVFFFLVLIFFAGSFFGFYELTLPSSWSNKADSASGIGGIIGIFFMALTLAIVSFSCTGPILGSLLAGSLTSNGGAMQLTAGMVGFGAALALPFALFAMFPGWLNSLPKSGGWLNTVKVILGFLELAFAFKFLSNADLVGHWNILKREIFIGIWALLALLMALYLFGFIGKKYGKISFFRILLGILSLGIAVYLAPGVMQKPAWDQGKILSGFAPPQFHSIYQQDNQCPLNLNCFKDFNEGVAYAKSVNKPILLDFTGWACVNCRKMEENIWSQPDVYSVLNNDYVLISLYVDDHERVLPEAEQFDYIKPNGKIKRIRTYGDKWATLQIANFKTASQPFYVSLSPNLEVLNTPEQYTDKDTYYKWLKDGLDRFKGN; via the coding sequence ATGAAAAAACTCTTTACTCTGATTTTATTTTTTATAGGTTTCGTTACATTCTCCCAGACAGATGATAACCCTCTTTTGGTTACGCCTACTGTTGAAAAAGTTTCGGACACCGAATATGATTTAATTTTTAATGTTGTAATTGCAGAAGATTGGCATCTATATTCCCAATATAACCCAGAGGATGCTTCACTTCCCATGACAATTACACCCGCTGAAGGGCAATCAGGTTATACCTTAAGTGGTAAAGCCAAAGAAAGTGAGACTGAAACAGAATTCAGTGAAATATGGGGAAAAGATGAAATTTTCTTTGTTGAAGAAGCTACTTTAATCCAAAGAATAAACCTTACAGATCCATCTTTAACTCAAATCACTCTTAATCTAGACGCCCAAGTATGTAAGGAATACTGTTTGCCTTTTGATGAAGATTTTACATTTTCATTAACCGGACAAAAAGTAGAACAAACTGTTGCTGAAGTAGATGAAAAAAGTGAGATGTTATCTCAATCGTTAAAACTTGACTTAAAAAACACCGCTTTATTAAAAAGCTCAACAGAACAAGCAACTGAAAAACAAGGAGACAGCTTATTAAATATTTTTTTATTAGGTTTTGTAGGAGGTCTTTTGGCTTTCTTAACACCTTGTGTATTCCCAATGGTTCCTTTAACAGTTTCATTCTTTACAAAGAGGTCTGAGCAAAAAGGGAAAGGCTTAGGAAGCGCTATAATGTATGGGTTCTTTATCGTTCTTATTTATGGTTTATTAAGTTTACCTTTCCACTTCTTAGACACATTAGATCCAGAGATTTTAAACAACATTTCAACTAATGTATGGTTAAATGTATTCTTCTTTTTAGTACTTATCTTCTTTGCTGGTTCTTTCTTTGGATTTTACGAATTAACTTTACCTAGCTCATGGAGTAATAAAGCAGATTCAGCTTCTGGAATTGGAGGAATAATAGGGATTTTCTTTATGGCATTAACTTTAGCTATTGTTTCATTTTCATGTACTGGTCCTATTTTAGGTTCATTATTAGCAGGTTCATTGACATCTAATGGAGGTGCAATGCAATTAACCGCTGGTATGGTAGGTTTTGGTGCTGCATTAGCTTTACCTTTCGCTTTATTTGCAATGTTCCCAGGATGGTTAAATTCTTTACCAAAATCCGGAGGATGGTTAAACACTGTAAAAGTTATTTTAGGTTTCTTAGAGTTAGCTTTTGCTTTCAAATTCTTATCAAATGCAGATTTAGTAGGTCATTGGAATATCTTAAAACGTGAAATTTTTATTGGTATTTGGGCCTTATTAGCCTTATTAATGGCATTATATCTTTTTGGATTTATAGGCAAGAAATATGGAAAAATATCTTTCTTTAGAATATTACTAGGTATATTATCATTAGGTATAGCTGTATATTTAGCACCTGGTGTTATGCAAAAGCCGGCTTGGGATCAAGGTAAAATATTAAGCGGATTTGCACCACCTCAATTCCATAGTATTTATCAACAAGACAATCAATGTCCATTAAATTTAAATTGTTTCAAAGACTTTAATGAAGGTGTTGCATACGCTAAATCTGTAAACAAACCTATACTACTAGACTTTACAGGATGGGCATGTGTTAACTGTCGTAAAATGGAAGAAAATATTTGGAGCCAACCTGATGTATATTCTGTTTTAAATAATGATTATGTATTAATATCATTATACGTAGATGATCATGAAAGAGTATTACCTGAAGCAGAACAGTTTGATTACATCAAGCCTAATGGTAAAATAAAAAGAATAAGAACCTACGGAGATAAATGGGCTACATTACAAATAGCTAACTTTAAAACTGCTTCACAGCCATTTTATGTATCTTTAAGCCCTAATCTAGAAGTATTAAACACACCAGAACAATACACAGACAAAGACACATACTATAAGTGGCTTAAAGATGGGTTAGATCGCTTCAAAGGAAATTAA
- the tilS gene encoding tRNA lysidine(34) synthetase TilS: protein MLKEFEQHLTTKFPFLKEKKTLIAISGGVDSVVLTCLLKKLNYPIALAHCNFQLRNEESDEDELFVNELANELDLEIFNIRFNTKLHSKKNKQSTQVAARHLRYNWFKTIVSTNNFDFLATAHHADDNIETFLINFTRGTGLEGLTGIPEINNYIIRPLLPFSRKEIIQFAKTQNISWRDDSSNTHTEYLRNKIRHKVIPILKEINPGLTKTFNNTATFLKQSQQIIDEGVSLKHSKVVSYDKNTTKLSIKELNNLNNPKAYLYYFLKSYGFTEWNDVYNLINAQSGKMILTKSHILLKDRDFLLLLPSDKKTTTDKQHFTITCNTKKISEPINLSFKNVQKKVSLDKNTIYVDKNLLNYPLTLRKWNDGDFFYPKGMKGKKKVSKFFKDEKISLIEKQNIWLLCSDKNEIIWILGKRQDRRFLPSDKTTNIVQVKYISTPVNN from the coding sequence ATGCTTAAAGAATTTGAACAACATTTAACTACAAAGTTTCCTTTTCTGAAAGAAAAGAAAACTTTAATAGCCATTTCTGGTGGAGTAGATAGTGTTGTACTAACCTGTTTATTAAAAAAACTAAACTACCCGATAGCTTTAGCTCATTGTAATTTTCAGTTAAGAAACGAAGAAAGTGATGAAGATGAACTATTTGTAAATGAACTAGCAAATGAGTTAGATTTAGAAATATTTAACATTAGATTTAACACTAAATTACATTCTAAAAAAAATAAACAATCAACTCAAGTTGCAGCAAGACACCTTAGATACAATTGGTTTAAAACAATCGTTAGTACAAATAATTTCGATTTTTTAGCAACCGCACATCATGCTGATGATAATATAGAAACCTTTTTAATTAATTTTACTAGAGGAACTGGACTTGAGGGATTAACTGGTATACCAGAAATAAATAATTATATAATTAGACCTTTATTACCCTTCTCAAGAAAAGAAATAATTCAATTTGCTAAAACTCAAAATATCTCTTGGCGAGATGATAGCAGTAATACTCATACTGAATACTTAAGGAATAAAATACGCCATAAAGTTATACCTATTTTAAAAGAAATTAACCCAGGACTTACGAAAACATTTAATAATACAGCTACATTCTTAAAACAAAGTCAACAAATAATTGACGAAGGTGTTTCGTTAAAACACTCAAAAGTTGTATCTTATGACAAAAATACAACTAAACTTAGCATTAAAGAACTCAACAACTTAAACAACCCAAAAGCATATCTTTATTACTTTTTAAAATCCTATGGTTTTACCGAATGGAATGATGTTTATAACTTAATTAATGCACAATCAGGAAAAATGATTCTAACAAAATCTCACATATTATTGAAAGACAGAGATTTTTTATTACTTTTACCGTCTGATAAAAAAACAACCACTGATAAACAGCACTTTACAATAACTTGTAATACAAAAAAAATCAGTGAGCCTATAAATTTATCATTTAAAAACGTTCAAAAAAAAGTATCTTTAGATAAAAACACTATATATGTTGATAAAAATTTACTAAATTACCCCCTAACTTTACGCAAGTGGAACGATGGTGATTTCTTTTACCCCAAAGGAATGAAAGGTAAAAAGAAAGTAAGTAAATTTTTCAAAGACGAGAAAATATCACTAATTGAAAAACAAAATATATGGTTGCTTTGCTCTGATAAAAATGAAATTATTTGGATTTTAGGAAAACGTCAAGATAGACGCTTTTTACCCTCAGACAAGACAACTAATATAGTACAAGTTAAGTATATATCAACCCCTGTAAACAATTAA
- a CDS encoding lysophospholipase yields the protein MIHKEFNFNYHKTTFFGQYWKPESIKAIIVIIHGMGEHSGRYAHVAQKLAENQFGVIAFDHFGHGKTKGKRGHNPGYEYVLESISILIDKANDFFESKPIFLYGHSMGGNATINFTLRKKHQLSGLIATSPFLKLAFQPPKWKLSLGKVMQKIAPSITLGNEIETQNISRDKIEVKKYIDDPLVHDKISPNYSLTFIDSGQWAIENASLLKTPTLLLHGTSDKIIDHKGTKEFADNTNYATIKLYDGGYHELHNDLCKEEMLNNIIDWLNKQLETNA from the coding sequence ATGATTCACAAAGAATTTAATTTCAACTATCATAAAACTACTTTTTTTGGACAGTACTGGAAACCAGAATCAATTAAAGCTATTATTGTAATTATCCACGGAATGGGTGAACATTCAGGACGTTATGCACATGTTGCTCAAAAGCTTGCAGAAAATCAATTTGGAGTTATTGCTTTTGATCATTTTGGGCATGGAAAAACCAAAGGTAAGAGAGGTCATAATCCAGGTTATGAATACGTATTAGAAAGTATTTCTATTCTTATAGATAAAGCTAATGATTTTTTTGAATCTAAACCGATATTTTTGTATGGTCATTCAATGGGCGGAAATGCAACTATAAATTTTACATTACGAAAGAAACACCAATTATCAGGACTAATAGCTACGAGTCCTTTTTTAAAACTTGCCTTTCAACCTCCAAAATGGAAATTATCATTAGGAAAAGTAATGCAAAAAATTGCCCCATCTATAACATTAGGAAATGAAATTGAGACTCAAAATATTTCAAGAGATAAAATTGAAGTTAAAAAATACATTGATGATCCATTAGTTCATGACAAAATAAGTCCGAATTATTCATTAACCTTTATAGATTCAGGTCAATGGGCTATAGAAAATGCATCATTACTTAAAACTCCAACATTATTACTTCATGGTACTTCTGATAAAATAATAGACCATAAAGGCACAAAAGAGTTTGCAGACAATACTAACTACGCAACAATTAAGTTATATGATGGCGGTTACCATGAACTACATAATGATCTATGTAAAGAAGAAATGCTAAATAACATTATTGATTGGTTAAATAAACAGCTAGAAACGAATGCTTAA